One Candidatus Cardinium hertigii DNA window includes the following coding sequences:
- the asnS gene encoding asparagine--tRNA ligase: MASRIKIKKLLQSPPNSETVTAKGWIRTKRVSKQTVFLTINDGSCQQDLQVVLSPAQLPENLLNQIGTGASVAITGFMVASMGEKQNVELHGQQMVVLGDAPKYPLQPKAHSLEFLRTLLHLRFRTRTFGAIFRIRHVISYAIHRFFHERGFIYLHTPIITAADAEGAGALFQVTSPNPTAQAAAGPSDPTEAFFKEIAHLTVSGQLAAEAAVMGLHSVYTFGPTFRAENSNTSRHLAEFWMVEPEVAFNDLDDTIALAEELVKALLDALLANCSEELKWLEQRTIRNINEPSPQLPLLERLTFVRETPFTRITYTEAIDILMDALPNKNGTFAYPIKSWGSDLQSEHERYLVEQHFQRPVIVTDYPKGLKAFYMRQNDDNKTVAAMDLLFPGVGEIIGGSQREERMDYLTAAMQRMHISLADLNWYLDTRRFGTIPHSGFGMGLERFMLFATGMENIRDVIPFPRTPGHIAC, translated from the coding sequence TTGGCTAGTAGAATTAAAATTAAGAAACTTTTACAATCTCCCCCAAATAGCGAAACGGTTACAGCCAAGGGATGGATTCGGACCAAACGCGTAAGCAAACAAACTGTATTTCTTACCATTAATGATGGTTCTTGTCAGCAAGATTTACAGGTAGTGCTATCTCCTGCACAGCTTCCAGAAAATTTACTCAATCAAATAGGAACAGGGGCTAGTGTTGCCATTACGGGATTTATGGTTGCTTCAATGGGGGAGAAGCAAAACGTAGAATTACATGGTCAGCAAATGGTAGTATTGGGGGATGCACCAAAATATCCACTGCAACCCAAGGCACATTCATTGGAATTTCTACGTACTCTGCTACACCTGCGCTTCCGTACACGCACATTTGGTGCTATATTTCGTATTAGGCATGTAATTAGCTATGCCATACATCGTTTCTTTCATGAGCGTGGTTTTATCTATTTACATACCCCTATTATCACAGCAGCAGATGCAGAAGGAGCTGGTGCATTGTTTCAGGTAACAAGCCCAAACCCCACTGCTCAAGCAGCAGCTGGACCATCTGATCCTACAGAAGCATTTTTTAAAGAGATTGCCCATTTAACGGTATCTGGTCAGCTGGCAGCAGAAGCTGCTGTGATGGGGCTCCATTCCGTTTATACTTTTGGACCTACCTTTAGAGCAGAAAATTCTAACACTAGCCGCCATTTAGCAGAATTCTGGATGGTAGAACCTGAAGTGGCTTTTAACGATTTGGATGATACGATTGCGCTCGCAGAAGAATTGGTAAAAGCATTACTAGATGCGCTACTCGCCAACTGCTCAGAAGAGCTAAAATGGTTGGAACAGCGTACCATACGCAACATAAATGAACCCTCCCCACAACTTCCTCTATTAGAACGCTTAACCTTTGTACGGGAAACCCCTTTTACCCGCATTACTTATACAGAGGCAATTGATATTCTTATGGATGCATTGCCCAATAAAAATGGGACATTTGCCTATCCTATTAAAAGTTGGGGGAGCGACCTTCAATCTGAACATGAACGCTACCTAGTAGAACAACACTTTCAAAGACCTGTTATTGTAACAGATTACCCCAAGGGGCTAAAAGCATTTTACATGCGTCAAAACGATGACAACAAAACCGTAGCCGCTATGGATTTGCTTTTTCCTGGTGTCGGTGAAATAATCGGAGGTTCCCAAAGGGAAGAACGCATGGATTATTTAACAGCAGCCATGCAACGCATGCATATTTCGCTAGCGGATTTAAATTGGTATCTGGATACAAGGCGTTTTGGTACGATACCCCATAGCGGCTTTGGGATGGGATTAGAGCGTTTTATGCTCTTTGCAACAGGTATGGAAAACATACGCGACGTTATTCCATTTCCACGTACACCGGGCCATATAGCATGCTAA